From Humibacter ginsenosidimutans, a single genomic window includes:
- a CDS encoding SDR family NAD(P)-dependent oxidoreductase: MSGADVTDQTGRTALVTGANKGIGFFTSAALARAGAHVILACRDAGRADAAVRAIRARCAAEGVAASLEVVHLDTADADSVAVAASALARRERLDLVVANAGMVHPPEQRRLTAGGDELVLATNMLGHFALIAALLPVIVRTPGARVVSLGSLATRLNRFLVGDLQLELEYTPWRAYAQSKTALESFGFELDRRMRAAELSASSTVAHPGYSISGRTPRIPGVNEPTRGTVFVDSLQASFTQSKQRGAHSVLAAATRQDAVGGSYWGPHWLMRGEPVMQEPSQASSDPDVARRVWEFAEARTGIRFEL; the protein is encoded by the coding sequence GTGAGCGGCGCGGACGTCACCGACCAGACGGGCCGAACGGCACTCGTCACGGGGGCGAACAAGGGCATCGGGTTCTTCACGAGTGCCGCGCTGGCTCGCGCGGGCGCTCACGTCATCCTCGCCTGCCGCGACGCAGGGAGAGCGGATGCCGCGGTGCGGGCCATCCGTGCACGTTGCGCCGCGGAGGGCGTCGCCGCGTCACTCGAGGTCGTGCACCTCGACACCGCGGATGCCGACAGCGTCGCGGTCGCGGCATCCGCGCTGGCCAGGCGCGAGCGTCTCGACCTCGTGGTGGCGAACGCCGGCATGGTGCACCCGCCGGAACAGCGCCGGCTCACGGCCGGCGGCGACGAGCTGGTGCTCGCCACGAACATGCTGGGGCACTTCGCCCTGATCGCCGCGCTGCTGCCCGTGATCGTGCGCACCCCCGGTGCGCGGGTGGTGAGTCTCGGCAGCCTCGCCACCCGACTGAACCGCTTTCTGGTCGGCGACCTGCAGCTCGAGCTCGAGTACACGCCGTGGCGGGCCTATGCCCAGTCGAAGACGGCGCTCGAGTCGTTCGGGTTCGAATTGGATCGCAGGATGCGCGCGGCCGAGCTGAGCGCGTCGAGCACCGTCGCGCACCCCGGGTACTCGATCAGCGGACGCACCCCGCGCATCCCCGGCGTCAACGAGCCGACGCGCGGCACCGTGTTCGTCGACTCGCTGCAGGCGTCGTTCACGCAGAGCAAGCAACGCGGCGCGCACAGCGTGCTCGCGGCGGCGACGAGACAAGATGCCGTCGGCGGCAGCTACTGGGGCCCGCACTGGCTGATGCGCGGTGAACCCGTCATGCAGGAGCCGAGTCAGGCGTCGTCCGATCCCGACGTCGCGCGACGGGTCTGGGAGTTCGCGGAGGCGAGAACGGGCATCCGCTTCGAGCTGTGA
- the soxR gene encoding redox-sensitive transcriptional activator SoxR codes for MPQVTGGAHRMLTVGELSERSGVAASALHFYERKGLISSERTAGNQRRYRRDTLRRVAFIRVSQRVGIPLAEIGQALRSLPDGRTPTKKDWARLSSIWREALDDRIASLQHLRNDLTGCIGCGCLSLRTCTLQNPDDTLGDTGDGTGPRRWDDAVEV; via the coding sequence ATGCCTCAGGTCACCGGCGGTGCACACCGCATGCTCACCGTGGGGGAGCTCTCGGAGCGCAGCGGCGTCGCCGCGTCGGCGCTGCACTTCTACGAGCGCAAGGGCCTCATCTCAAGCGAGCGCACGGCGGGCAACCAACGGCGGTATCGCCGCGACACGTTGCGCCGGGTGGCGTTCATCAGGGTGTCGCAACGGGTGGGCATCCCGCTGGCGGAGATCGGTCAGGCGCTGCGGTCGCTGCCCGACGGACGCACGCCGACCAAGAAGGACTGGGCGCGGCTGTCGTCGATCTGGCGCGAGGCGCTCGACGATCGCATCGCCTCGCTGCAGCACCTGCGCAACGACCTCACTGGCTGCATCGGCTGCGGATGCCTCAGCCTGCGCACCTGCACCCTGCAGAATCCCGACGACACCCTCGGCGACACCGGAGACGGCACGGGCCCGCGACGCTGGGACGACGCCGTCGAGGTGTGA
- a CDS encoding MFS transporter, with protein sequence MSETTDAPCDETTHAHDEPTSGIRVASDPVTVPSPDADDRATEAREPGDPAGEPTERTESTHSTEPTDAAPDQGVLGRRYRWITIGMSSLVLFVAFEAMAVTTVMPVIARELNGSSLYTLAFSGSLAISVVGMVVAGSWCDRRGPSTVLVTAVVLFVAGLAIAGLAPSMIVLVIGRLVQGLGGGALTVALYVVVARWYPTRLQPMVFVGFSTAWVLPSLIGPFLAGVVAQTVGWRWIFLGVIVVAVAGLLMIRRVLTGIPDERNDDVSWQPWRVVWALVAAVAVLVLGFATEFTQAWRWVTLVLGLAVLAIALRPLLPRGTLRGVAGLPSVILTRILISGAQLASEVYVPYLLIDRYGLPPAVAGLALTGGAVAWSGGSWVQGKLGHRMRNRGWVVLGVLSIVFGVGATMLVAVLALSPYVLFGVWAFAGLGMGMALPRLTVLMFGYSTRETQGFNSSAQAIADAVGGASAVAVAGLVFTSLAGLAGSGPYSAVFVFGTVLTLLALVTAMRVGGSRAGVQAGQPS encoded by the coding sequence GTGAGTGAGACGACGGATGCCCCGTGCGACGAGACGACGCACGCGCATGACGAGCCGACGAGCGGAATCCGGGTAGCGTCGGACCCCGTGACCGTTCCTTCACCCGACGCAGACGACCGGGCGACCGAAGCGCGCGAGCCGGGCGATCCCGCCGGGGAGCCGACGGAGCGGACGGAATCGACGCACTCGACGGAGCCGACGGATGCCGCGCCCGATCAGGGCGTGCTCGGTCGCCGCTACCGCTGGATCACCATCGGCATGAGCTCGCTCGTGCTCTTCGTGGCGTTCGAGGCGATGGCGGTGACCACCGTGATGCCTGTCATCGCGCGCGAGCTGAACGGATCATCCCTCTACACGCTCGCGTTCTCCGGCTCGCTCGCGATCAGCGTGGTGGGCATGGTGGTCGCCGGCTCCTGGTGCGACAGACGAGGGCCGTCGACCGTGCTCGTGACCGCCGTCGTGCTGTTCGTGGCCGGGCTCGCCATTGCCGGCCTCGCGCCGAGCATGATCGTGCTCGTCATCGGCAGGCTGGTACAAGGCCTCGGCGGCGGAGCGCTCACCGTGGCGCTGTACGTGGTCGTGGCCAGGTGGTATCCGACGCGGCTGCAGCCGATGGTCTTCGTCGGATTCTCGACGGCGTGGGTGCTGCCGTCGCTCATCGGGCCCTTCCTCGCGGGGGTCGTCGCGCAGACGGTGGGCTGGCGGTGGATCTTCCTCGGCGTCATCGTCGTGGCCGTCGCGGGGCTGCTGATGATCAGACGGGTGCTCACGGGCATCCCCGACGAGCGCAACGACGACGTTTCGTGGCAGCCGTGGCGCGTCGTCTGGGCGCTCGTCGCCGCGGTCGCCGTGCTCGTGCTCGGCTTCGCCACGGAGTTCACGCAGGCGTGGCGCTGGGTCACGCTGGTGCTCGGGCTCGCCGTGCTGGCGATCGCGCTGCGGCCGCTGCTCCCGCGCGGCACGCTGCGTGGCGTCGCCGGACTGCCGTCGGTCATCCTCACGCGCATCCTCATCTCGGGCGCGCAGCTCGCCAGCGAGGTCTATGTGCCCTACCTGCTGATCGACCGGTACGGTCTGCCGCCCGCCGTCGCCGGGCTCGCCCTCACCGGAGGCGCCGTCGCCTGGTCGGGCGGGTCGTGGGTGCAGGGCAAGCTCGGCCACCGCATGCGCAACCGCGGCTGGGTGGTGCTCGGCGTGCTCTCGATCGTGTTCGGCGTGGGAGCCACCATGCTCGTCGCCGTTCTCGCGCTGTCGCCGTACGTGCTGTTCGGGGTGTGGGCGTTCGCCGGCCTCGGCATGGGCATGGCGCTGCCGCGGCTCACGGTGCTCATGTTCGGATACTCGACGCGCGAGACCCAGGGCTTCAACAGTTCGGCGCAGGCGATCGCGGATGCCGTGGGCGGGGCATCCGCGGTCGCCGTCGCCGGTCTCGTGTTCACCTCGCTCGCCGGCCTGGCGGGCAGCGGACCGTACAGCGCCGTCTTCGTGTTCGGCACGGTTCTGACGCTGCTCGCACTGGTCACCGCGATGCGAGTGGGCGGCTCCCGCGCCGGGGTGCAGGCGGGTCAGCCGAGCTGA
- a CDS encoding IclR family transcriptional regulator, translated as MSQTIQRATELIEFIAEAPRTLADCAARFDSHRSTVFRQLQTLQQAGFLLHGSDSRYTIGPRIISIAHEALDHIDLRRVAHDELRALHSRVGNTIHLAQLLEDSIVYIDKVEDTNGVRMYSRIGKPVLPHCTGVGKVILSRLPVQRRDEVLAGTDWSRHTPSTLTSRAALDSQLEVIAERGWGVDDGEFEDFMNCIAAPVSNSTGDILGAISISSIRVVNDLDALTAHVDELLETAARISRQLG; from the coding sequence ATGTCGCAGACGATTCAGCGCGCGACCGAGCTCATCGAGTTCATCGCGGAGGCACCGCGCACGCTGGCTGACTGCGCAGCCCGATTCGACTCGCACCGCTCGACGGTCTTCCGACAGCTGCAGACGCTCCAGCAGGCCGGCTTCTTGCTGCACGGCTCCGACTCGCGCTACACGATCGGCCCGCGCATCATCTCGATCGCCCACGAGGCGCTCGACCACATCGACCTGCGGCGCGTCGCGCACGACGAGCTGCGCGCGCTGCACTCGCGCGTCGGCAACACCATCCATCTCGCTCAACTGCTGGAAGACAGCATCGTGTACATCGACAAGGTCGAGGACACCAACGGCGTGCGCATGTACTCGCGCATCGGCAAGCCCGTGCTGCCGCACTGCACCGGCGTGGGAAAGGTCATCCTCTCGCGGCTGCCCGTGCAGCGCCGCGACGAGGTACTCGCCGGCACCGACTGGAGCAGGCACACGCCGAGCACGCTCACGAGCCGGGCGGCGCTGGACAGTCAGCTCGAGGTGATCGCCGAGCGCGGCTGGGGCGTCGACGACGGCGAGTTCGAAGACTTCATGAACTGCATCGCCGCGCCCGTCTCCAACTCAACGGGAGACATCCTCGGAGCCATCTCGATCAGCTCGATCCGGGTCGTCAACGACCTCGACGCGCTGACCGCACACGTCGACGAACTGCTGGAGACCGCCGCGCGCATCTCGCGTCAGCTCGGCTGA